In Narcine bancroftii isolate sNarBan1 chromosome 7, sNarBan1.hap1, whole genome shotgun sequence, the sequence ttcagtgtattggctgcctttcccaggcagcgGGAGATGCAGATAAGAGTCCACGGACAGTCATGTGTTCTTCCCTTCCCCAGTGAAACCATCGCCTCCAACGTGTTACGTGGATGGAAGTCAAGAGGTTGGAAAAGATGCTGTGATGAAATGTTCCAGCCAAGGCACCCCTCCCATCATCTACACATGGACCAAGCAAGGAGCTTCACACTTCTTACCGTCCACTGCAGTTGCAGGTAAATGTCTCAGATAAAGAATCAGaagttattatcatgaacaaatcataaaattctttgttttgcagcaacaatcacagtgcaaacattcatataaatcactGTCCAAAAATAGCACATTAAAGgtcaaaggaaggcagtgtctgtggttcatcgattattcaggaatctgatggcagtggggaagaagctgtccttgtgccactgagtgttcatctttaggctcctgtaccttttctccgatggtagtagagtgaagagggaatggcctgggtggtgggggtccttgaggatagaggctgcttttttaagacaccgcctcttgtagatgtcctcgatggagtggccTGGTCCCCAAGTTGTCGCAgacatcacagtagatgttagtgctactgagtGATAGTTGAGGCAGCCCGCTCTACTATTctttgggcactgggatgattgatggatGCCCTTTTGTAAAAATGTAAAAAGGACGTAAAACATGGAATAGCCTGCATTTCAGGCAAAGAGAAGCAAGATATGGGGATTTTAACCAACTCAAGTCTCTCACACACTgctgagaaggtggtggggtcaGTGACTCTCATAATATTTGAAAGAGCACTTAAATTGCCAAAACACAGTGGCTCCCTCGTACCGCTTAAGTGCTGGGTTCGATGTTGACCACGACTGGTATCCGTGTAGAGTTTGCACGTTCCTCATTGTGACTGCATAGATTTCCCCcagggtgatctggtttcctcccacatccccaaaGTTGGTTAATGGGTAAATTACTTCTCATCTGTAGGTGAGTGACATAGTTCAGGGGAGGGGACAGGACTGTGGAAAGAATAAAACGGAATTAAAgatggattagtgtaaatggtagttaatggttggcacagacatgaTGAGCAGAAGGATGTGTCTCTCGATGACTATGGTGTAcatggaacattatagcacagtacaggcctataaagttcttaaatgagtccctgattgagtttgtcgaagaggagtctgatagtggaggggtagcagctattcctgaacctggtggtgcgagtcttgtggcaccaagacctccttcctgacggcagcagcgagaagggttggtgcggatccttgacgattgctgctgcctcCGACTGCAGCATTTCATGCAGATTTAGAtatttggtggtgggggggtgggggggggtgggtatctATGACTGTGCATGTGTGCACACATACCATAATATTGCTTTCAGGTCTGGTGATAGTGTGCAGTGTTTCCCCACCTTTTTCATGCCCCGCATccctaaaaaattttaatatgttctcgcacccgttaaagtaataatttatttaagaataaaggtgaaggtgactaaaacaaatttgtataatcaatttttgataatatataaacaaaaatgaaacatatggaagagaaaaaatattacaacaaattaaaagttgcataaaccctacaaaaaaattaaattttcatctatgcatgaaatttctttaaaaaaattaaagaactaatgttcaaatgttcataagccaatttaaatttaatgactcttttgttcctgtttattgcttaagagtttttcaaaacgtggcaccTTGTTGCTGATAGTAGTCCGTgcgtctgcctgtgcacccaagcgatttctgCATTTTGTCTTGGTTGACAAAAGGGCCCTAAATCCAGACTCGCAGAAGTAGGTCGTCGCAAAcgggatgagcacagttagtgctttttcacaaagtcttggaaacatgtccattgccgaacaccaatattgttccaaagttttgctttcaaactgcatttcaagaacacgatttgtgtgcagttcaataagatcttccttcagctcttcatcatccgacacattatccaaattgaaggagtatggatttattaaaaaaactgaaatgttatctcgcaccccctggtTGGGAAATCCTGCTGTACTGTTTAGTGTGACTAGAGCCAACTTGTGGAGAGGTATCAGGGATGCTAAAGTAGCTTAAAGGAGGGCGATTGAGGACTACTTCAACAATCACAGCGAATGTGGCAGGGCATCCAGCACTTCACCAATTAGAAAAACAACAATAGCATGACTGTTGATGGTGATCTTAGGCTGGCTGAGCATCTCGATTGTTTCTTCGCTCGATTTGAAGTGGAAGTGGAAGAGGTGGATGCAGCACACCCACTGGCCCTCTAACAGTCATGTCCTCACCATGAAGGAGCATGAGGTGAAGCGGGTGCTTAGAGCAGTGAACCCAATGGTGTGACAGGCAGGGTGCTGAAGGAGTGTGCGAACCATCTCTCTGAGGTCTTCACAAAGATTTTCAACAGGCCCCTGTCATCCCACCATGTCTAAATGCTGCTCCGATCATCCCACTGCCTAAGAAGAAGGTTATCAAGGGCCTCAACAACCACCGTCCAGTTTAATTCTCGAATGGCTCTAggatagaaactgttcttgatGAGTCCTTAGGAAAATCaatttatgttgtatttgtgaATACCGCGGGatgtgtttttaattttattgtgTTTTCTTTCTCAACCACAATAAAGAACTTACTTACTGGTCCGAGCTCATGTTCTGCTGAGTTGTGTGCGCAGAAAATGCAGCTCGTGAATCCATTTCCCCTCACTTGCTATTTTAAAACCCATATAACCTACCCGCCGTTTCTTTCATTTATTCTAAAGTTTGCAGTTTTAATCGTTTGCTCAGGATTTTatatcatttttattttctgtgcAGATGTAAGTTTGGGAACTCTGAAGTTGAAAAATGCCAGTTTGGAGTACTCTGGTGACTACAAGTGTGTGGCCAGGAACAGAGTCGGAAGTTCCGAATGTGTCGTTAAGTTTTCAGTCTCTTCCTGTGAGTATTTCCAGcaaatttccttttccttggctATTCTGCTTTTGGAGGTTCTTTTCCAAATACCTTTTGTATTCCTGCAGGCAACTGAGCGGCAcggttaatgtagcggttagcacaccgtgctttcagtgccagcgaccaggacctgggttcaaatctggcactgtctgcaaggaggttgtacactctccccatgtctggctgggtttcctccaggtgttccggtttcctcccaccattcaaaatgaaccagggattgtaggttgattgagtgtaattgggcagcccagactcgtgggccgagagggcctgttaccgcgctgtgtgtctaaattttaaaaaaactgcaggCTACAGTTAAAAGGATGGAGCAGGTTTGTGTACAAAATGTGACACTTTATAGCCATTTATAGTAATATAGTGCAGAAAGAATTCCATCTACTTATCACGTTCATGTTGACCCATCAAGCTCCCATTTCCGAGGATGGTACATTCGTCCCGTTAACTATTATCTGCTCATTTCCCCAAATATTCTGCCACTCACCTTCATGCTTGGGACAATTTACCGCATCCAGCTCACTTATCAACCCGCACATCTTTGGGTGGTGATAGGGAGAACATGCaggctccacacagacagcgctcAAAGTCAGGATTCAACCCAGATCTGTGGCACTGTGAACCGCCCGTGTCACCAGTGCTTGGTTTTCATAAATAGATCAATGTTGGCGTAGTGATGAGGAAAATACTCAAGTTCTTTGaacgcagccattctcaacagtagCCATGcgtcccttccaccaccacctcagGGGCCACACACATTTAAGGGGTCCAATATTTTTGATGGTTTTTTCTGTAGTCAgtaggaaagaagtacagaagaaaccaactaaacttgactgcttcacagtgaaGGCAGGCCATAACTGAGCCTAGTCCTAAGGGGGGGCACagctgaaaaaggttgagaatggctggtctagtgcATCCTTACCGCTGAGGTAAGATCTCTGTTTTGCATCACCTTTGGTAAGATGTCATTTCCATAGGGTTCCATTCCCTCGACGCTACACTAAAGCATCCACGCAGATTTTGAACTGCACTgggatttaatttaaatttagacatacagcacggtaataggctctTTAAGTCCTCGAGCCTGTGCAGCTCAATTACTTCCAATTGATGtataacccctgtacatttttggagggtaggaggaaaccggagcccccagaggaaacctaggcaggtcatggggagagcgTTCAAacttgggattcgaacccaagtctttGGTAATGTGGTGCTAATTATGCTGGGGGATTTGAACCCACAGCCCTTTGAAACTAAGGTAAACAATCATAATATATTATTGATCGTTATCCTTTCCTGGCCACACTACATGACCACACATGCAGTCCTGGATGTTTGGAGCTTCAAGTCGCACCTTGGAGTCTGTGTAGATTCTACAACCACTGTGGTATGGAGGGAGTGTCGCTTGTCTtgggcagaaaaaaaaatctcctcaagTTGGGACCGGTTGTCAGAACCCTACATTGGGCAAAAACATTGACTTGTGGTGGCGCACAGCctaatggcgaaccggccccgcttgtatcgccacgtggcggggcagctgtTAGGAGATGGCATCATCAGGGGTTTTTTctggactccagcatcccttccagcgcccgcCCTGGGCAGCGACTATGATGTCAcattgcaccaggtgactgagctcatgttgcccttaaaggggcgcgcggaatttgaataaaaaacagtcgttaacgaccctcaatgtggtggttgtgatttacttcagctcTTCAGAGCGCCACAGACTATCCATTcatctccatggatactgcctgacctgttcaGTTTCTCTGGCATTTCGAAAATGAAATGTTATCCCTTCATACAACACTGGGCCCCTGCAGTAAGAAAGTACTGGCTCACTTTTTAACTTCCTCTCATCTGCAGCATCAAACAAAGGTGGCAAGATCGCGGGAGCCATTATTGGAGTCCTCCTGGCTTTGCTGTTGATTGGCGTCATCATCTGGTTCATCCTTCGAAGGAAGAAGAAGACAACTTACGAGAAGGAGCAGCCTTTTGAAATACGGTAACTGCGCATTGGCCTCCCCTCTGACCATCTTCACCGGGGCGGTCACATATGACAGGCAGGCTTTGGTGCTTCCAGGTTGGAGAATTCATTGAGCACAGTTCTAGTCGCGGTGTCATTcacagctggaaagggtgcagagaagattcacaagaatcttgcCAGGATTGGAGAACTTGGGAGtctggacttttctccctggagtgttaGGGAGGGGCATAGATGAGGAATAATAATCACAGCCTTTTCTGAAGGGTGGGGGAATCAAAATCTAAAGGGcataggtgagagggggaagactTAAAAGGGACACCACGGGCAGTGAGATGCTGAAACAACTCCCTGTGATTTggctatttattttaataatatttatttttaatatatgtacagtaTATAAGATTCTGAGTATATGTATAAGTTTGTCTAAATGGGTATTTGCACTGATCTtcgcaccgaggactggagagtgCTGTTTAGTTGGGTTAAGCTGGTGCAAAATAACTTGACTTCCCAACCAGTGATTCTTTGGAAGTTCATCAGTTGCGAGGACTCTATACTGAGACTGCAAAGTGACAATGTTAGGGTGTACTGCCTCTATGCAGAGGTGGCCGGTGTTTGCGAATGATTTTGACTGCATTTGATTTTTGGTTCTTTGATTTGAACAGGGAGGATGTTCCTGCCCCGAAGAGTCGGGTCTCGACGGCTCGAAGTTACACCGTGGACTCTCAGCGTTCCTCTCTGGGCTCGATGTCTCCCTCTAACATGGAGCCTTACAAGTCCCACTACGATCGGCTGGCCACGGACGATCTCGAACGCCCTCCCGCCCACAGCCCGAACTTGACTCCTTCGTACAAGGTAGCCGTTCCAAGTCTGAACCGGATGGGGGCTGTTCCTGTCATGATTCCAGCACAGCATCGTGATGGTTCCATTGTGTAGCACTCAGCTCCCCGACTCCCCCTCTGTGCCTCCCCTGACCCAAAACCAACCCCACCTCCATGACTAGACTGTGCAAAGCAAGTTTCTCATTGATTCACATGTTCCTCGTGTTCAGAAAAAGAGACCGGATTTAAATCTTATTTTAACGGTCCGAACTCTTGACTACAATGGCAAGAGCTGTATGTGGTTTTGTTTTGTATGTTAAGTTCTGAAAAGACTGTATTCGTCCTGAACTTGATGGGTGTCCAACACTGAATCTTGCACATCAGAATGGCCTTCCTTTGATGGCTCTGGACCCCCGCCTCTGGTTGTGTCAAGAAAAACTTGGGATTGATCatgggggaagaaaggaggaaaCTGCTGATGTTCCCAAACAACACCAACTCAACCAATGGATGGAGTGTTTGTGTGGGTCTTGGGAAAGGTATGGTTCTGTGGGTGCAGGCACCACTTTGGCAATTGCCCTGGGGAGTGCATGTTTTAAGTTCATCGCAAGGGGGGGGAGTTTTCTCCATGTCTGATGCATCTGCCATCCAATGCTCTCCTAATCGTATTGCAGAATGCATGCTGTACAGTAAGCCACGAGAATCAGGCGGTGCTGGTGGCGTAGCGGTTACCAAGCCAGCGacacaggttcaaatctggcattcgGAGTCTGACATTCTCCGCGTGACCAGCGTGGGTTACCTCCGGGTACTTCAGTTTCCTCTTGCAAGGCAAGTGGGGTGAATAGGTTAATTAGTTACATGGGTGGCATGggcccatgggctggaagggcctgttatggtgcagtatgtctaaatttaaaatgtgtttCCTTCATGCTGGGCATGGAGTTCCACCGGCAGATTGCgtttggctccagattccagcgccTCTCGTGTGACTTCATGGTTATAAAGTAGTTGTAGCCATTGAATTATCAAGCTGGCACAGAAGGTGGTTCTTGGAGTCAGTGTCAGCTTGCAGCAGAGAAATCTCATCAGCTGAACCCTCCATACTTTCCTCATTACCTTTCCTTGAGTGCTTGTACGTTTCCACTCTCCCCCAGGTAGTGAGCTCCACATCATAGCCAAGCAAAATCTTGCATCCCATTCATCACTTTCCTAAAATGTAACCCCATTGTTCCCCTGTTCTTGAACCATCCACCCATGGGAACAGCTTTCCTATTTTTGCCCTTTTGcacttccatcaaatctcccctgtcTCCCGTTTAACCTCACCACAGAAATACCTCAAACCTGTCACCATTCCAGCACGTCTTTCCTGAAACCTCTCTAGATTTTGCATACCCTTGCTAGAATGTGGGGTCAAGAATTGGATCCATTGCTGCTAGTATTTACTGTGGTGTGGTTAGGTCCTCTGGAAGCCCAATTTGTCTGGGTTGCCTTGATCCTTACTCCACTATTATTCTGAGATCACTGAAGCATTAAATGCGTTTTTCCCGAGTTAGAACAAAAAACTTTCTTGGATCTCAGGAAGGTCTGTTAGGATTTGTACTCTTTACTCTCCCCAACCAGCATAGAAATTTATTTGCTGCTTTGATTAGTGTGCCCTGATTAAGCacaaaggaagtaaaaaaaatttgaaagtctgcagataaaaagacaatgctggagaaactcagcaggtactctatgtagcaaaggtaatgatacataaccaaagaTTCGGCCCTGAGCCTTTCATCGAGGTATTAATAAAATGTtgtcaggtgtctgaacaaaatggtgggcgaaggaggcaaggggaggagtaaggtcccaaaggcaggagctaATAGCTGGATAATGGAGGTAGAGCTCACCAACAAGtaggtggaggagggatggtCCTATGAATGGAGatagaagggggtggagagctaagggaaagagggcagggggaagggaagggggaaaccggagaggttgatgttaatgactGACTTGGAgagtggaaaatcaagtgttgttcctccaatttatgggtggtcttggtgggatagtacatgaggccgtggacagatgtgagcatgggagtggggcgcagaattgaagtggttggccactgggagatccctgaccctgatgcagacagagcgaaggtgctcaaacGAAGTGATCTTCCAGCCTCCGCCCAGTCTccgtgatgtagagaaggccataaagggagcactggatgcaatagaCCACGCCCACAGATACACAAAATGAAGTGTTTTTTCATttgaaaggattgtttggggccccgaatagtgaaatggtggtgagggaggtggtgtgggcgcAAGTATGGCCCTTCCTCTGGCCACAGGCAGGGTCCTGGGAGGAGGTCGGGGCGATTGGTGggcagggatgagtggacaagggagtcaaggAGAGAATCTACCCTAAAGATTTACCTCATCAAAGTTTGGGTGCAGGGAAGATAGACACAGTATCCTTCCACACCCTACAGATTCTCATCAGTTCTCCAGGATTACGAGATGGGTTTCTACAATCCTGGGAAGGTAAAATCCAAAAGTCCGCTTTGTGTGGCTACATTGGCCATGGCCCTTAGAGTGGGAGATCAGCCTCCCTTACTTGGATTGTGACCTCAGAACCACCAGTGGCACTTAACCATGCTGGGAAATGCCAAGAAattccgcgcccccccccccccccaagttcaatACTAAGCATAGTGTGCCCCCTTTGGAGACATGAGGTAGATAGTGATAGCAGGGAATTGTTTTTATTAGTCCAGCTTTATCAAAGAAGACCTCTCCCAAGTTTTGTTCATGCACCTGAAGCCTTGGAGTGTCCAAACACCAAGTACCTGTCTAACTTTATGGCGTCAATGTTTTATAAGTTTTAATGTTGAAATGGGTTTTTCTTGGGTTGTCACAGTTCTGATGTTTTGCCCTTGTTTTGTTTAACGCGGTACTTTAAGGGCTGGCTGAGATGAAGGATTGATTGCAGTTGATCAAGAGTGTGACAACCCAATGTTGAAAATGTTGCTTCATTATGAGGCGAAATGGTTTATGGTTTATATTTGAATAACATGTCCATTCCAACTTTAGACCCTCATTCTGTGGTTGCGTACAATCCTTGAGGGAGGGGGTAGTTGGGTTTGAAGTTCTTTGAGGTTGGCCTTTTGGCTTTCTTTTCCATTTTGATTTATTGGGGTGTGAAATACAATGTAAATGCTACAATTAGGATTGGTGGATCATCAAAGGGGCAAACAAGAAGCCAGCTTCCTGCTCACTGTGAATGGGAGAGGTGGGCTTGGAATTGTCCTCTCTGCACCTGGGGTTCATGGAGGTGGGCTCTCTGGTGAGGGTACGACTGAGTGTGGTCTTCAGTCCTGATGAAATGGTTGGAGGGAATGTGCGTGATatctggagggtggggggggagggtcttGCTGCAGTCTCGCCAGGAAGAGCAAAGGCATCTCAATGACACCCTGGAGGGCACTCTGATTTAAACCACATCGGCCACCCAAGGGAATGAACAGTGCTTTGAATTTAGATTTTCAGATGTTGGGGGTCAGGGGGTGGTTGTGAtgagtggagaggagggaggaataaTGACTGAAGAGTTTGACTTTCTTAATCTTCTCACGGAAagagaaaatacagtaaaacccctgttatgcagaattcaagcaatcggcggcctcaagcaacctgcaaaaaaaaaagcagaaaataaataggtaagaaatacggaagtttaaaattagtgCACCTtgccgttagttcgccaatcaagcaacgtgcaatctcaagcaaccggacaATTCACTTATCTACCGATCCCCATCGATGCCGGatagcagggattttactgtacttaaaAGGAAATGTTGATTGATAATTGGCTTCATGCAAGGAGCATTGAGAGTTGTGGAGGTGTTTGCTGCCTTTTACTGTGGTGTGTGGTCAATGTCTGCAGATGTATGTTTGGTAACTTGCCTGCCAAGTGATTATCTGGCCCTGCGATAGTGCCTTGTCTCTTGACGCAAGCCAGATCTAACTTTTGCTTCAGTCAGAGCCGATGGTAGATCCAGTTCTTAGAGAAACTATTTATGTTTAGATTGTAGTCATGcaggagagactgcagatgttggcatctggagcaaaacaaaatCAACCtgtcagaggaactcagcagcgtcgagtagcatcaatgggagaaaaagaatggtcgacgttGGGGCTGAAACCCTTGACCAACGATTGTCAACCTTTCTTGCTGCTttatctgttgagttcctccagcagatgtaaTTATATTTAGACCCTGGATGCAGGAATCTCTGTGCTGCAAAGCTCCCAGTGTGTTCACGGTGGGGCCACAGGTGAAGAGAGAAAGGATGGAGGGTTTGAGCAAAGAATATGCACTAACATTAAATGTCCAGACATCAGCCATGTGGACAGAAAAAGACTCCGCAGGAGCAGAATGCAGGATTCACATTTCATGTGAGAATGTGCCAAGAATCTTCCACCTGAAACAttacctctgtttctctctccacagactctCCCTGTCCCTACTGAGcgtttcctttcttttttaaatcatATATGATGTTGTATAAGACTATCCACAAAATTTTTAATGTTCACTGTAAAATCTGGGTAATCCTATAAAAAAGGGTCTAAAATTTTTACCTTACCGGTGAAGTCGCTACACCGCCCTCTCTGACCCAATCTCGTGCATGCCCCGTTAGTTATTTGCCAAGTCTCAGCGCTCTTCTGTGGGGTCCTTCTGCCTAGTCCGACTgttgtcagctctgtacaggctttaagcagTTTGTTACGGGtgccgacagtggtttattttaaagtatccaaaataaatttaaatcataatttgttattaaaatattatgaTTTCCTTTTACCACCATTTTACTGGTCAGCcgtaagtgccagattttttttttgggtggggtcatcttatacaaagggtattGCTTAAatccaacattttaggtggaactTCTGGGGTTGTCCTATGCACAAGTCATCCTATACAACAGTATATATGGTCCTTttgttttcagatttccagcatccagtTTATTTTGTCCAGATTTCATCTGAATGTCCgcaaggagcaggagcagaatgaggccattaggcccgtcgagtctgctccaccatttgaatCCTGGCTGGtgaatttttcctctcaaccccgtTCTCCCACCATGACTTTAACAAACAAGAACCCATTAACTTCTGCTTTAAacctacccaatgacttggcctccacattcCTACcttacacccaccactctctatttttctcacatcctAGTCGTACAGcgaggaagcaggcccttcagcccaacttgcccataccCACCAAAAATGTCTCACCCACCCATCCATCCTGTCTGTCGAACAGTTTCTGAAAGGTTGCAATAGTACCTACCTCAACTACCTCCagcagcagcccattccacacaaccACCGGCGTGTGTGTAAAAAGAAAAGGTTATGAGCAGATATTGAGTAGGGTGAATCTTGGCTATGAAGCCTTCGTTTTAACTGAGGAATGCCAATTAGTAGCTTTAGAAATTATGGCAGACAGGCTTGAGCTAGAACTTGAAGGAAAACCGACTTTGTAAAAGTGCCGAAATTCCTTCAATCTGACTTAATTTTAAAGCCGTGGTAGAAGATGCTGATCAGCCACATAGTTGTCAACACAAGTTGTACACACTGATACTACAAGTTGTACGAATTTCTCTTTTATTTAGTTATAGATAGGTATTCTGTAATGATACCTTTTCCTGTGGACAATGGAATGCAAAATTTGAATAAAGTTTTGACATTATTTAGATATCCTGGCTGTCTGGTATTTTGTAAGGGGTTAAAGGTGATTAAAGATGATGAATGGTTCAGGAGTTTTCGTTTTGGTCAGAATGGCTTGATGTCCTGAGATTTTAAGTCTAGA encodes:
- the cxadr gene encoding coxsackievirus and adenovirus receptor homolog isoform X2, giving the protein MERSAVLLLWVVMLYPVAEWTWGLQILPGPESEDKAVGDSVRMDCRFTLGKEDVGPLDIEWSRTPPDPTASQIIIIDYSGDRVYETRVEDMKGRLYFSAMDPKNGDASINITRLRSSDAGMYHCKVKKSPGSKSKPMKLDVSMKPSPPTCYVDGSQEVGKDAVMKCSSQGTPPIIYTWTKQGASHFLPSTAVADVSLGTLKLKNASLEYSGDYKCVARNRVGSSECVVKFSVSSSSNKGGKIAGAIIGVLLALLLIGVIIWFILRRKKKTTYEKEQPFEIREDVPAPKSRVSTARSYTVDSQRSSLGSMSPSNMEPYKSHYDRLATDDLERPPAHSPNLTPSYKGTVEEPDVKFQGYNSMSIV
- the cxadr gene encoding coxsackievirus and adenovirus receptor homolog isoform X1, whose protein sequence is MERSAVLLLWVVMLYPVAEWTWGLQILPGPESEDKAVGDSVRMDCRFTLGKEDVGPLDIEWSRTPPDPTASQIIIIDYSGDRVYETRVEDMKGRLYFSAMDPKNGDASINITRLRSSDAGMYHCKVKKSPGSKSKPMKLDVSMKPSPPTCYVDGSQEVGKDAVMKCSSQGTPPIIYTWTKQGASHFLPSTAVADVSLGTLKLKNASLEYSGDYKCVARNRVGSSECVVKFSVSSSSNKGGKIAGAIIGVLLALLLIGVIIWFILRRKKKTTYEKEQPFEIREDVPAPKSRVSTARSYTVDSQRSSLGSMSPSNMEPYKSHYDRLATDDLERPPAHSPNLTPSYKVAVPSLNRMGAVPVMIPAQHRDGSIV